The sequence AAGAGCCACGACTTTCTCGCCGTGGCAAACGGCCTGATGTCGCGTTCGATGACGTTGTTGTCTATTGCAAACCGGCCATCGTCCACATAGCGACTCAGGTAAGGCCATTGCCGGAGACAGTAGCCGATCGCCTCGCCTAGCAGGCTCTTGGGCAGAACCTTCGGCGCGAGCTCGTCGAGCCAACTCTTGAAGGCGTTTAGCAACGGCACGCTGTGCTGTTGGCGCAAGCGGTACCGGTAATCGGCCAGCGTCTCGCCTTCGGGCAACGTCTGTTTGGCGAGCGTCTCGACCTGGTACAGCGCCTGGAAGAATTCGAGCGCCTTCGTGATGCGGGGGCTCGGTTTGTTCTTCTGCCCCTTGAGCGCATCCGTGAACATCCGGCGTCCATGCGCAAGGCATCCGAGGTGCGTGGCCGATTTGACCGTCCGCCACGCAGGCCAGCCGTCCGTCATCAGCGTGCCCGCGTAGTCTCCGAGGAACTCCTTCGGGTACTGCTGGCCACGCCCCGGCTGGTACTCAAACAGCACCACCGGCTGCTCGCTATCCTCCGCGCTTCGGTAGACCCACATGTATGACTTGTCCTGCGCGTTTCGGCCGTTCTCCTTCAGGACCTGGACGGTGGTCTCGTCGCCGTGAATCAGCCACTGGCTGAGCAGAATCTTCTTGAGCGCCTTGAACAGGCGCGTGTAGTGAAGCTCGGCGGGGCGGATGATCCAGTTCGCCAGCGTACCGCGGCTGACTGCGATATTCGAGCGTGCGAGCACGTCTTCCATCCGGTACAGCGGCGTGCCGTCGACATACTTGCCGGCCGTGACGGCGGCGATCATCGATGCACTGGCGTGACTACCCGGCAAGGGCTGCGCCGGCATCGGCGCGACCACGATCGGTGTGTGCGTGCCGTGACGCTCGCAGTGCCGACACGCGTACTTGAAACGCGCGTGCTGCAGCACCGAGACCTTGACCTGCATGTGCAACTGTTCGCTGATTTCCTCGCCCATCCGATGCATTGCCTTGCTGCAGCACGGGCAGATCTTCTGGTCTTCGGGCAGGTCGTACTCGATTCGCTCGCGCGGCAGGTCCGCGGGCAGCGGTTTGCGGCCACGCTTGCGCGGTTCAGGCTGGCCGGGTTCCGGCAACCCGGTATCGGGCAACGTCAGCGGCTCGCCGTCGTCCTCCTCGGCCGGCTCAGCGTGGGCTGCCTCTTCGGCCTCGTTGAACACGCGGTCGCGGCGCTTCTCGCTCTTCGGCGCGTACTGTCGGGCCAACGCGAGACGATATTGCTCTTCCAGCGCATCCAGGCGCTTGGTCAATTCGTCGATCCTGGCGTCACGCTCGGCAATGACCTGAGCATCGGCCGCCACCCGCTCCTCCAGCTTGTGGATATAGGCCTTGGCGGTGCGCGGAAGTCGGGGGAGATTGGGAGGGGACATGCGCTCAACGATAGCGAAACGCAGAGCCAAATAGGTTTACGCGAATTTGTAACAGCTAAAGCCGCCGTTGTTTACTGGCAACAGCGGCGATACCCTGCTTCAGTTCGTGTGGCAGTACTGCCGCGCTGGGTGGCGGCGCACGGCGTCGATATCGACGCCGTCGAGCAGCAGGTGAAGCTGCTCGGCCGTCAGTTCGATCACGGCTTGCTGACGGCGGGGCCAAACGAAACGGTCGGCCTCGAGGCGTTTCAATAGGAGCCAGAATCCGGCCCGGTCATACAGCAGAAGCTTCACGCGATCGCGTTTGCGGTTGTGGAACGCGAAGACGGCTCGCGCAAGCGGATCGAGCAGCATCGACTGCTCGACCAGCGCGACGAGGCTGTTGATGCCGGCGCGGAAGTCGATGGGCTCGCGGTGCAGGTAGATCTGCAGGTCCGCGTCGAAGCGGAACATCAGCGTGCCCCCAACGCTTCGATCATCGCCTTCACGAGAGCGCCATCGTGTGCGGCGCATTCGAGCTGTAGCGTTACGCCGTTGGGCAACTGCGCTGATAGTCGCGCCGGCGTCATTGCCTTCGCCGCTTCGTACCTGTGTGACGTTCGCCGTACGTTCACCGGCTCGGGGTTCGTGCGCACCGGTGCCACCTCGTTGATCGGAACGACCGGCACGAATGCCGATGGCAAGGGCTCGACGCACGCCGTCACAGCAGCATTCGCGCGTTCGCGCAATTGAATCCACTTATGCAGCTGGTTCGCGTTCACACCCGCCTTCAACGCCAGTCCGGCAATTGACGCGCCCGGCTGCAGGCAGGCTTCAATCAGCTTGCGCTTACCCTCGGCGTCAAACCTGCGCTTGCCCGTCGCGGTCACGCCGGTCACCCGCAGTGGCAGGAAATCAACTTCGTTCTGTGTCATCGGTTGCGTCCGCAAGTTGTAGTTGCGGACGCAAGCCTGCGCTCGTTCAGCTTTCGATTCTAGGTGGGGTTAAATTCGCGCTTACATACGAGCCGCCCGCGCGTGCGCGCGCCTACGAGCCCGTCACGACAAGCCGCTCAGGCGCGAGCACGCCCTCCGCCGCCCGCGCGACGCCGAGCAGCCGGCCGTCGCCGTCGTAGACGCGCACGCGTGCGCCTTCGTCCGCATCGGGCTGCGCCGCGAGTTCGGCAAGCTTCAGGCGCTGGCCGTGCAGGAAGCGCTTCGCGAGCGCCGCGTCGAGCTCCACGAGCGGGAACGTCGACAGCAGCGCATCGACGGGCGCAAGCCGCGCATCGCGCTCGTCCTGCGTCGCGGCATCGAGCGCATCGAGCGTCACCGCATGCTCGAGCGACAGCGAACCGACGCCCGTGCGCCGCAGCATCGTCAGATGCGCGCCGCAGCCGAGCGCTTCGCCGATATCCTCGGCGAGCGTGCGCACGTACGTGCCCTTGCTGCACGTCACGCGAAACGTGACGTCGGGCAGCGCGCAGGACAGGCACTCGAGCGAGCGGATCGTCACCGCGCGCCCTTCGCGCTCGACCGTCTGGCCGGCGCGCGCGTATTCGTAAAGCGGCTTGCCGTCGCGCTTGAGCGCCGAGTACATCGGCGGCACCTGCACGATGTCGCCGACGAAGCGCGCGAGCGCCGCGACGACCGCGGCTTCGTCGCAGGTCACATCGCGCGTGTCGAGCACGTCGCCTTCGGCGTCGCCCGTCGTCGTGCGCACGCCGAGACGCATCGTCGCCTCATAGGTCTTGTCGGCGTCGAGCAGATCCTGCGAGAACTTCGTCGCTTCGCCGAAGCAAAGCGGCAGCAGCCCCGACGCGAGCGGATCGAGCGTGCCCGTGTGGCCCGCCTTCTTCGCGAGGTACAGGCGCTTCGCGCGCATCAGCGCGTCGTTGCTCGAGAGCCCGACCGGCTTGTCGAGCAGCAGCACGCCGTCGAGCGCGCGACGCGGAATCCGGGGGCGTGGCGAAACAGTCGTCATGGTCGGCGCGCAGTGGCTCGTGCGGTGTTCATTCGTCCTTCGCGCGCGTCGCGTTCGCCTCGTCGATGAGGCGCGACATCGCGACGGCCTTCTCGATCGTCTGGTCGTAATGGAAATGCAGCGTCGGCACCGTATGAATGTGCAGGCGCTTGAA comes from Burkholderia savannae and encodes:
- the tnpC gene encoding IS66 family transposase — its product is MSPPNLPRLPRTAKAYIHKLEERVAADAQVIAERDARIDELTKRLDALEEQYRLALARQYAPKSEKRRDRVFNEAEEAAHAEPAEEDDGEPLTLPDTGLPEPGQPEPRKRGRKPLPADLPRERIEYDLPEDQKICPCCSKAMHRMGEEISEQLHMQVKVSVLQHARFKYACRHCERHGTHTPIVVAPMPAQPLPGSHASASMIAAVTAGKYVDGTPLYRMEDVLARSNIAVSRGTLANWIIRPAELHYTRLFKALKKILLSQWLIHGDETTVQVLKENGRNAQDKSYMWVYRSAEDSEQPVVLFEYQPGRGQQYPKEFLGDYAGTLMTDGWPAWRTVKSATHLGCLAHGRRMFTDALKGQKNKPSPRITKALEFFQALYQVETLAKQTLPEGETLADYRYRLRQQHSVPLLNAFKSWLDELAPKVLPKSLLGEAIGYCLRQWPYLSRYVDDGRFAIDNNVIERDIRPFATARKSWLFSDTVDGAKASAMVYSLMLTCRACGVDPHAYLLHVLTELPQRAPDADISDLLPFNFARQQAVTG
- the tnpB gene encoding IS66 family insertion sequence element accessory protein TnpB (TnpB, as the term is used for proteins encoded by IS66 family insertion elements, is considered an accessory protein, since TnpC, encoded by a neighboring gene, is a DDE family transposase.) codes for the protein MFRFDADLQIYLHREPIDFRAGINSLVALVEQSMLLDPLARAVFAFHNRKRDRVKLLLYDRAGFWLLLKRLEADRFVWPRRQQAVIELTAEQLHLLLDGVDIDAVRRHPARQYCHTN
- the tnpA gene encoding IS66-like element accessory protein TnpA gives rise to the protein MTQNEVDFLPLRVTGVTATGKRRFDAEGKRKLIEACLQPGASIAGLALKAGVNANQLHKWIQLRERANAAVTACVEPLPSAFVPVVPINEVAPVRTNPEPVNVRRTSHRYEAAKAMTPARLSAQLPNGVTLQLECAAHDGALVKAMIEALGAR
- the truB gene encoding tRNA pseudouridine(55) synthase TruB; translated protein: MPRRALDGVLLLDKPVGLSSNDALMRAKRLYLAKKAGHTGTLDPLASGLLPLCFGEATKFSQDLLDADKTYEATMRLGVRTTTGDAEGDVLDTRDVTCDEAAVVAALARFVGDIVQVPPMYSALKRDGKPLYEYARAGQTVEREGRAVTIRSLECLSCALPDVTFRVTCSKGTYVRTLAEDIGEALGCGAHLTMLRRTGVGSLSLEHAVTLDALDAATQDERDARLAPVDALLSTFPLVELDAALAKRFLHGQRLKLAELAAQPDADEGARVRVYDGDGRLLGVARAAEGVLAPERLVVTGS